The nucleotide sequence TGCGTCCAAAAACCAAAAAGAAGCGTCTCGAACCTTTACAAGACTCGCACGAGCTGTACAAAGACCCGGCCCGGCAGGCGGAGCTAGCGGGCCTTCGTTACCGCGCCGACACCAAGCCAGCTTTCACGCGCAAGCCTGGCTCCGACGGCACGTTCACGTACCACAAAGTCAACGGCGAACAAATCACCGACGAGAAGATTCTGGAACGCATCCACAGCTATGTTATCCCGCCTGCCTGGACCGACGTGTGGATTTCCGACTCGGCTACCAGCCATTTGCAAGTAACCGGGCGCGACGCCAAGGGCCGCAAGCAATACCGCTATCATCCGGCCTGGGACCAAGCGCGCAGCCTCACCAAGTTCAGCCGTTTACGCGCATTCGGTGAAAAGCTGGCCGACTTGCGGAAGCAGATGCAAAAAGACTTGGCCCGCCCCCAACTCGACAAAACCAAAGTTATGGCGTTGGTCCTGACGCTCATGGACCGTTCCTACATCCGTATCGGCAACAAGGAATACGCCAAGGAAAACAAAACCTATGGCCTCACCACCCTGCGCGACAAACACGTAGAAGTGACCGGTTCCGATGTGCGGTTTGCTTTCGTAGGCAAAAAAGGAGTGGCCCACGACCTGACGGTGCACGACCGTAAACTGGCTCGGCTTGTGCAGAAGTGCAAAGAAATTCCCGGCCAGCACTTGTTTCAGTACTACACCCCAGACGGGCACCGCGCCGAGCTAGAGTCTGGCGACGTGAACGAGTATTTGCAGGAAGTAACGGGGCTGGCGCTGTCGGCCAAGGACTTTCGTACTTGGGGTGGCACTGTGAAGATGGTGGAGTGCCTGGAAAACGTTATCAACGAAGAGCCGGATTTCCCCAAGCCTAAAAGCCTGAAACGCGCCCTCCAAGATGTAGCCCACGAACTCGGCAACACGCCTACGGTCTGCTCGAAATACTACATTCACCCGCAAGTAGTGGAGCTGTTCAACACCGATAAGCTCATCGACTACCTGCGCCGCCACGACGCCGACCCCACCGAAAACGACTTGCTAACTCCCACCGAACACATGGTGCTCGACATGCTGGCCGAGCTGGAGATGGCGAAGTAGCATCACCCAACACTCAGGCGACGTCCTGCCGGGGCTGCCTTGTACGCAACAAGGCAGCCCCGGCAGGACGTCGCTTTTAGTTGTTAGCGGCCTGAGCCGTCGCGGTCGAAAGCGTGGTAAATAACGCTGTGGGTGGTTTTGTCTTTCAACTCGGGAGCTGGTTCGAAGGTGTT is from Hymenobacter tibetensis and encodes:
- a CDS encoding DNA topoisomerase IB, which translates into the protein MSALTPLRPKTKKKRLEPLQDSHELYKDPARQAELAGLRYRADTKPAFTRKPGSDGTFTYHKVNGEQITDEKILERIHSYVIPPAWTDVWISDSATSHLQVTGRDAKGRKQYRYHPAWDQARSLTKFSRLRAFGEKLADLRKQMQKDLARPQLDKTKVMALVLTLMDRSYIRIGNKEYAKENKTYGLTTLRDKHVEVTGSDVRFAFVGKKGVAHDLTVHDRKLARLVQKCKEIPGQHLFQYYTPDGHRAELESGDVNEYLQEVTGLALSAKDFRTWGGTVKMVECLENVINEEPDFPKPKSLKRALQDVAHELGNTPTVCSKYYIHPQVVELFNTDKLIDYLRRHDADPTENDLLTPTEHMVLDMLAELEMAK